From a single Aspergillus puulaauensis MK2 DNA, chromosome 2, nearly complete sequence genomic region:
- a CDS encoding uncharacterized protein (COG:Q;~EggNog:ENOG410PNMY;~InterPro:IPR002347,IPR036291;~PFAM:PF00106,PF13561,PF08659,PF01370;~go_process: GO:0055114 - oxidation-reduction process [Evidence IEA]), whose translation MSPIVVLITGANRGIGRGLLECYIAKPNHTVIAANRDPKHATSTELLALPTAEGTTVKVVKLDVTSETDGDDAARELKEQEINHIDILIANAAIGYVFPKLELARLDDIRTHFETNVIGFARMYQAFFPFLQAARDRHPKLVTIGSSAAFFKVFFPSL comes from the coding sequence ATGTCTCCTATtgtcgtcctcatcaccggtgCCAATCGCGGTATTGGAAGAGGCCTCTTAGAGTGCTACATAGCCAAGCCAAACCATACAGTTATTGCCGCAAACCGCGACCCCAAGCACGCAACTTCGACGGAACTGCTAGCTCTCCCAACAGCGGAGGGTACAACTGTCAAAGTGGTAAAGCTAGATGTAACCTCCGAAACAGATGGGGATGATGCAGCTCGTGAGCTCAAAGAGCAGGAAATTAATCacatcgatatcctcatcgCCAATGCCGCAATCGGTTACGTGTTTCCTAAGCTTGAACTAGCACGATTGGACGACATCAGGACACATTTCGAGACAAATGTGATTGGATTCGCCCGTATGTATCAGgcttttttccctttcttgcAGGCGGCAAGGGACCGCCACCCCAAGCTGGTGACAATTGGTTCGAGTGCGGCATTTTTTAAGGTATTCTTTCCTTCACTGTGA
- the SFC1 gene encoding putative succinate:fumarate antiporter (Acr1) (COG:C;~EggNog:ENOG410PFV9;~InterPro:IPR018108,IPR023395,IPR002067;~PFAM:PF00153;~go_process: GO:0055085 - transmembrane transport [Evidence IEA]) — MSAKGGNGKKPASPAVNLIAGGGAGMMEALVCHPLDTIKVRMQLSRRATAPGVKPRGFVKTGVDIVKKETGLGLYKGLGAVLGGIIPKMAIRFTSYESYKQMLADKDTGAVTSKGTFLAGLAAGVTEAVAIVNPMEVVKIRLQAQHHSLADPLDAPKYRSAPHALFTVIKEEGFSTLYRGVSLTALRQGTNQAANFTAYTELKAFLQRVQPEYSNSQLPSYQTTVIGLISGAVGPFSNAPIDTIKTRLQKTRAEPGQSAVSRIMYIAREMFKQEGASAFYKGITPRVMRVAPGQAVTFTVYEYLKGKLEASNWAFVGGKFEE, encoded by the exons ATGTCCGCTAAGGGAGGCAATGGCAAGAAACCGGCCTCACCAGCTGTCAATCTGATCG ctggtggtggcgCCGGTATGATGGAGGCCCTTGTATGCCATCCGCTAG ATACTATCAAAGTCCGCATGCAGCTGTCTCGACGGGCCACGGCGCCAGGT GTCAAACCCCGCGGCTTCGTAAAAACCGGTGTTGATATCGTCAAGAAGGAGACTGGCCTGGGTCTATACAAGGGTCTCGGAGCTGTTCTCGGTGGTATCATTCCCAAAATGGCCATTCGATTTACCTCCTACGAGTCATACAAGCAAATGCTTGCGGATAAGGACACTGGCGCTGTCACCAGTAAAGGGACCTTCCTAG CTGGTCTTGCTGCGGGTGTTACCGAAGCCGTCGCAATCGTAAACCCCATGGAAGTCGTAAAAATCCGCCTTCAGGCGCAACACCACTCCCTCGCTGATCCCCTCGACGCACCTAAGTACCGCTCCGCCCCGCACGCCCTCTTCACCGTCATCAAAGAAGAAGGTTTCAGCACCCTCTACCGCGGTGTCTCCCTAACTGCCCTGCGCCAGGGTACCAACCAAGCCGCCAACTTCACAGCCTACACGGAGCTCAAGGCCTTCCTGCAACGCGTCCAGCCCGAGTACAGCAACAGCCAGCTTCCTTCTTACCAAACGACCGTTATCGGATTGATCTCTGGTGCGGTGGGTCCGTTCTCGAATGCGCCGATTGATACGATTAAGACGCGCctgcagaagacgagggctGAGCCCGGGCAGAGCGCCGTCTCTAGGATTATGTACATCGCGCGCGAGATGTTCAAGCAGGAAGGTGCGAGCGCCTTCTATAAGGGTATCACGCCACGTGTGATGCGTGTTGCGCCTGGACAGGCTGTGACATTCACAGTGTATGAGTACTTGAaggggaagctggaggccTCGAACTGGGCGTTTGTCGGGGGCAAGTTTGAGGAGTAG
- a CDS encoding uncharacterized protein (COG:P;~EggNog:ENOG410PHG1;~InterPro:IPR016833,IPR038770;~PFAM:PF01758,PF13593;~TransMembrane:10 (i12-34o49-66i78-104o116-135i147-173o193-215i235-254o260-282i309-332o347-368i)), which produces MSTSQPKWKRIVLLILHQWLIFGIGLACLLAYLFPNVAKHGGVIRSEYSILYGAVAIVFLISGLSIPQDKLVRQLFNWRLHFLVQVTSFLFIPALVLAVVHAILAGDKDGRIDRAVLAGYIFTACIPTTIASNVVMTRSAGGDDAAALAEVLIANILGPFVTAGWTVTLLPASEEFEVWRDQDGDLTSMYREVFKQLGLAVLIPLAVGQVVRFFWPERTAHVIQKYKIAKTGTVCLLLMIWVTFSSCFATGALEDLSTETVVFVVLFNIALYVFLTAVCFSLSRPPQSLCTRTKIGRWHILKQTPPEEAIAVCFCGPAKSTALGIPLLYAMWSPVDLFLKAKTSVPVLLYTTEQLFVAHFFVHAFQWWKLRLERLRSSECEEAADDREAELEGPPSACVLEVPNQEEKHAPAS; this is translated from the exons ATGAGCACCTCGCAGCCGAAATGGAAACGCATCGTCTTGCTCATTCTCCACCAATGGCTCATCTTCGGCATCGGTCTTGCTTGCCTGCTGGCATACTTGTTCCCCAACGTCGCCAAACACGGCGGTGTGATCCGCTCCGAATATAGCATTCTCTATGGCGCCGTTGCGATCGTTTTTTTGATATCGGGTCTTAGTATACCCCAGGATAAGCTCGTTCGGCAGCTCTTTAACTGGCGCCTCCACTTCCTTGTCCAGGTTACTTCGTTCCTTTTCATCCCTGCGCTGGTTCTCGCCGTGGTCCACGCAATTCTTGCCGGCGATAAAGATGGGCGTATCGATCGTGCTGTGTTGGCGGGGTACATATTCACGGCTTGTATTCCGACAACGATCGCCTCGAATGTGGTCATGACTAGGTCCGCGGGTGGTGACGATGCGGCCGCATTAGCGGAGGTGCTTATTGCGAATATATTGGGCCCATTCGTGACGGCTGGGTGGACAGTAACACTGCTACCGGCCTCGGAAGAGTTTGAAGTCTGGCGAGATCAGGATGGTGATCTCACATCAATGTATCGTGAGGTGTTTAAGCAATTGGGTCTGGCTGTGTTGATACCTCTGGCTGTCGGCCAGGTCGTGAGGTTCTTCTGGCCTGAGCGGACTGCGCATGTGATTCAAAAGTATAAGATTGCAAAGACTGGGACGGTGTGTCTGCTTCTTATGATCTG GGTAacattctcctcctgctttgCAACAGGAGCCCTCGAAGACCTCTCAACTGAGACTGTTGTCTTCGTCGTGCTGTTCAACATCGCCCTGTACGTCTTCCTAACAGCCGTGTGTTTCTCCTTGTCCCGGCCTCCCCAGTCTCTTTGTACACGGACAAAGATTGGCCGATGGCACATTCTGAAACAAACCCCGCCCGAGGAGGCCATTGCTGTATGTTTCTGCGGGCCCGCGAAAAGCACAGCTCTGGGTATCCCTCTGTTATATGCGATGTGGTCCCCGGTCGACCTGTTCCTCAAAGCGAAGACATCTGTGCCTGTCTTACTGTACACGACAGAGCAGCTATTCGTAGCTCACTTTTTTGTCCATGCTTTTCAGTGGTGGAAACTAAGACTTGAAAGGTTGCGGTCTAGTGAATGTGAGGAGGCGGCTGACGATAGAGAGGCGGAATTGGAGGGGCCGCCTTCTGCTTGTGTATTGGAGGTACCTAaccaagaagaaaaacatGCACCGGCTTCGTGA